The Glycine soja cultivar W05 chromosome 9, ASM419377v2, whole genome shotgun sequence sequence TAAACCCTCTCACTTAGCCTCTCACCCTCCACCCATGAATCTTGGCAAAAAAAAAGAGTCTTTTTTCCCTTCCCACCTATCTTCGAATCGATCTTGAGAACCAATGTAGTTGGAATTAACTATCCTCCTCCAAAGAATTGATATCAGCCTACCAGCTCGAACATCTCATTCCCTTTCACTCCCAGTTCTCACCTCCTCTATCATACTTTTCTTTGAGCATCCTATACCATAATGCATCTTGCTCCTACTTCAATCACCACTATCATTATTACCCTAGTAAAGCCAAATTGTTTGTTTCGAGATTTATATATGCTTCCTACACACCCTTTCCCATGTCacctaatatattttattacctTCGTTCGCTCCCCCATAACAATTTTAAACGGATATTCAAGGTTATAGTGGCGcccaaaagaaaattttcttattcctttctatactttttttgtattaactattttttaccaaaatattcatatttattttagttcataaataacaaattttatgaattatctctttctctttcttatgAGGGTTGGAGAATTaaagaataattaagtaaaaagtaaTATAGTTAGTTTCAATAACTTGAaggataattttcaaaaaattacaattataaataaatttaatattctaaACTAACTACAgtaacttttttaatatatgccAATTTGctataaattttcaatatttagGAATGGAGAGACTATTTATCAACCATAGTAAATAAGCCACCACAACAGATTTATTTATTGGGTAGAATGACAAAGTGAGAACTGACAAAGGGTTATAGTAGTAAAAATGAATGGTAGTGCAATCAATAAATAAGCTCTAGCTATCATGTTGAGGTTGCTCACTGATCACTGTTTTACCAAGATTCATGCACTGTGCTGTGCTCTGCTCTGCTTTATCTCTCTCTCACTCCTTTGCAATTATAAAGTCTGGAAACCGTTGACCACAAATATCAAAGATGCTTTGCTTAGATATTTGCTTCAATCAATGTTAGGTTTTTCTTGGACCGTACGTACAAATACAATTATTATTCAGATCGTTTTCCTTTGAACGTGTGCTGCTAACTGCTAACAAACTTTGAAATAGTAATCCCATCACAATTAAATAAACACTTCCACTTCAGTTCTTTCTCTCTGCTAGTATAACTTTTCAAACTGgcttaaagaataataattactgaaacagaagaaatgtttattatttcaaagaagaaaaaaaaacttcatgtactaataaaaaaatttatataatcattcttttataattcatcttgtataataaaataatttaaataataatttataattatagtataatatataagtattaaaCTCTATttcaagaatataaaaatagtttaatactATTACAGTAAtactgatttttaaaaatatatttaatgattttttaatcagtttctttaaaattctaattaataagatcttataaaaatgataagtaCATCATTTTTCTagcacttttttttatcattgattaaaatttcaaaaatctaAGAAATTATAACTAATTCACTAAAGAACATATGAAAATTATGTTTggaagtattttattaacattttttgcaCTCATCCACAATAATAAACTAAGTGCATTGGGatatttccttgaaaaatagttatatttttgttaaaatctcttgaaataataaaatatttattttataaataagttaaaaCAAATACTTTGTCTAAGATATTGAGTTAAAAAATTGGTCGCAGTCTAATTGGTCTAATCTAACCACTAAAAACACCaatttagatcttatcttaCTCTTCTGTCTCCATAAAAGATGGTACTGTAACAGTATATTTGCATTCAATAATTCAGTTAAGTTAACAAATCAACTAATTAATCGACAGTCTAATTTTTGAACTGGTCAATGTAAATTTAAGATTGTTCAGTTGCAAACGTCAGAATAATCAATATCAATACAGGATAAGTCAATTTGTTAATGAGATCATTGTGAAAATAAGTCAATctcaaatgtttttaaaaatggtCATGATTTCATCACGTTATTTGACACTATATTGTGGAAAAATGTGGAAATGCAACTAATGCTCTGCTATAATTGCAGTCATGTTTTGGTTACGGATGGTCCAAAACCCTTGATGTTGTGacaaaaaatatgtttctaaactaactattttttaaaaacctgTATATAGttatataagataattatatacaagataattatgttaaattttataataattaatttaaaaatcatactaatttaattttaatggttGACAGAATAAAGTTTATCATCATCCAAATACAAATAAGTTTGtttcatgataaataatttaaaaatcatatcaacctaataaaaaaaaagtgatacaaACACGAAACAGTAAATTAATTCTCATGCCAcgattgttttaatttaatcagtgattttaaattcaaatattaaatatgttaatacaataaatatttggaGAGGAAATTTTTCACTACTCATAGTGATCATATCcgtttaagattatttttggtaaaaaaatacttatgatctaaataaaaaattaataacagtaatagtttatgattgattggaaatataatttttttatactgtaTAATTATTAAACTCCCGTAAATATTTAGGAGAAGTTTTTCCAATCATATATAAATAGTTGTATCTAAACCCAAAATAATTGACCAATAGCTTTTTGAGAGAAAGAAGAGGCAGTGGAGAGAATGTGAATTTGGAAGAACAAGAACAACATAGGGTTAGTGTAAACAACAATAATACAACAGTGCAAGGGAGTGTGGTGTGCAGCAATTTGATTATAATTGTTGGGATTTGTACGGTGTCCTCCTTAAGACTCATCTAAGGACAGCCCATCGGTTGATCAGGACCATTGACTTGTTCAGTTGGTGGGCCGTCCCTAACTCAATTTACATGTGAGGTTGGTGAAAGGTACTATCAAcctttttatttagttatttaattccttttcttctctctttttattttcccccCTATGGTTAATTGGTAATAAACCTACCTCTCCCATAGCATAGGTTATAGTCATAGACATTAGTCATATGGCTCAGTGCTCAGTGACTGTCTCTGAATTATTACTCACTCGTGGGCATTTATGGCTGTGGGGCAGACCTACTGATACCACTCTCAATTTTTATGTTACACTTGGATGAGTTTCAATTTTCAACCCTTTTGCTTGTAATTGTAAGTAGTTGTAGTAGAGTGTGTGTGCTCAAGGAGAAAAGTTGACCCCTGTCTTTATTAGGGATTAGTAATTACCAGTAAATAGGAAACCACAACaacttgaaaaacaaaataaagtcaCTTGTAATTTAGAAGGCAAAGCCCTACATTAGTGTTTCACTATATGATGTTAAATTACAGTTACAATTTATCGTAATTCTTGatattataaatagttatgCATAAATGTAGTTGATGTAGCCATAATGGTAGAAAATCTTAAAACTTTTGATGTTGCAGCCTAAATCAtgatcaaagataaaaaaaaaaatgatgcttttttagatgaaaaaaaaaataggagaaaagaaCAATACGCCGGTCCAAGAAAATGTTTACTGAAATACACGTATATTTAACTCActcaagaaaatgaatgaaactTCAATATAGAATTTATCATATGTAAGATTCTGTCTTGTTTTATTCATCAATCTCTTGAAAATGATGTGAGAATGATGTTTTAAACCTTGGTTGCATATATTATTTCGTCATGAAAACTGCACATGATTTTTACATTTACTATTTGAAAGTGTGTGACTTTCAACtgtatttatttcctttcaATAGATATTtagtagtattattattatgattattgtgataataattgtttatttacATTAGTAAGTTAGTGATTGGCATCACTACACCTCCCCAAACAAAAGTGCAAGAAAAAGGCCATTCAGTGAGGAAGCAGAGAGGCCAGTTATAAATTCATTGTCAGTAACTCAAATCTCACCTTCACAGTTCTCACACCACTTGTGTTCTTGTACCACTCTGTGTCTTCTTTTTAtttcctcccccccccccccccccccccccccccgtgtGTGATTTTAGTTTTGTTGTTTTCCTCTGCTTGAAAagagtggaaaaaaaaaaaaaaaagcaaagctATTATCTATATTCATTTTCATCTTCAAATCTTTCTCTCAACTGAAGAAgaagtaacaacaacaacaacaacaaaaacaatggTGGTGAAGAAGCCACGGATTGTGATAATTGGAGCAGGAATGGCAGGCCTAACTGCTGCCAACAAGCTCTACACTGCCACAGCCTCAAAGGACTTGTTTGAGCTGTGTGTTGTGGAGGGTGGAACAAGGATTGGTGGAAGAATCAACACCTCAGAGTTTGGTGGTGACCGTATTGAGATGGGAGCAACATGGATCCATGGAATTGGTGGCAGCCCTATTCACAAGATTGCTCAAGAGATCCACTCACTCCACTCTGACCAACCTTGGGAGTGCATGGATGGCAACACTGTCACTGATGATGCCACCACTATCACCATTGCTGAAGGTGGCTTCCACCTCCACCACCCTTCCATTGTTGACCCCATCACAAAGCTTTTCAACACCCTCATGGAATACTCTCAAGGGAAGCTCAATGATACCACTTCAAAGGGTGGAAGTGAACTTGAAAGCTATCAAAAGTTGGCTGCTAAGGTTGCTTCTGTTTCTGCTtcttccaacaacaacaacaagaacaacctTAGTGTTGGTTCTTTTCTCAGACAAGGGCTTGAGGCATACCAGGTTTCAAAGGAGGAGCAAGAGGAGGTGAAAGGGTGTGGGAACTGGAGCAGGAAGTTGCTTGAAGAAGCAATCTTTGCAATGCATGAGAACAACCAGAGGACATATACTTCAGCTGATGACCTTTTCACACTGGACTATGGTGCTGAGAGTGAGTACATAATGTTCCCAGGTGAAGAAATCACTATTGCTAAAGGGTACTTGAGCATAATTGAGTACTTGGCTTCTGTGTTGCCACCTGGTTTGGTTCAGTTGGGTAAGAAAGTTACAAGGATTGAGTGGCAGCTTGATGatgagaagaggaagaagggtGGTGCTGTGGAAAATAATGGATGTTGCTCTTCTTCTTCTAGGCCTGTGAAGCTGCATTTTTGTGATGGCTCAGTTATGTATGCTGATCATGTCATTGTCACAGTTTCACTTGGAGTGTTAAAAGCTGCTAttcttgatgatgatgatgatgattcggGTATGTTCTATCCTCCTCTTCCCCCTTCCAAGACTGAGGCTATTTCAAGGCTTGGTTTTGGTGTTGTTAACAAGTTGTTTATGCAATTGAGTCCAACACATGGAGGATTGAAACAACATGAAAATGAACAATCCGACAAAGGGTTCCCTTTCTTGCAAATGGCTTTCCATTCACCTCAATCTGAAATGAGGAACAAGAAAATACCATGGTGGATGAGGAGGACAGCCACCCTTTTCCCCATCTACAACAATTCCAGTGTCCTCTTGTCATGGTTTGTAGGGGAAGAAGCACTAGCACTTGAGTCACTCAAAGATGAAGAGATCATAAACGGTGTTTCATCCACAGTCTCATTCTTTCTACAGCATCACTCTCAGTGGCAAAAGGGTTCCACCAGTTGTAGTTCACATAAACTGTGCAATGGGAATGTGAACTCTGATGAGGGAAGATCTCACTACCTACAAAATGAAGTGAAGTTTAGTAAAGTCTTGAAGAGCAAATGGGGAACTGATCCATTGTTTTTAGGCTCATACAGTTATGTTGCAGTAGGATCAAGTGGTGATGATTTAGATATAATGGCAGAGCCATTGCCAAAAGATAACAGCAGTTGTCAAGCTTCTTCTGCAGCTTCATCATCTCCACTTCAAATTTTGTTTGCAGGGGAAGCAACTCACAGAACTCATTATTCCACAACTCATGGAGCTTACTTCAGCGGTCTTAGGGAAGCCAATAGGCTTCTTCAACATTACCATTGTGTTGGGATTTATAACaactagtatttttatttttatttttattttttttccctcttttaaaatttttgaacaTTAATCTCTATGATATTACTATTCCCATTTTCATTTTAAACGTCTTGGTTTCTCTTTAAGGAAAGTAGTGAGTGATTGGGggaaaaaatcaatattagaAGGGGGGCAAGATGAATAGTGCGATGGGGACATTTTAGATGTACTACTTGAAGTAATTTTTCCCCAATATATATTCCTTTCTCTTCATTTACGAGTGTAGTATCTTTTTCATTTAATCAGTCTCCTTGttaatctttcaaaagaaaaaaactagatGAGAATTTTGATGACATTCAGAATCTGAAATTTAGAACTAGCAAAGCTTTTCAgatatgcaaatgcaatgcaacCCCCCTATGTCATGTGAGTTCTCTGGCTTCTCTCAAAGGACAGGATCCGCCAAACCCGGCTCTTTCCAGCTTGGAATCTCCTCATTAAGTTCTACGAAGTGAAATATGGCTTGTCAACTGCTCAGACCTATATATGTGTTCTTGTCATGTATAACCTCTACTCAAAAACTTTGATGATGCTATGCTACCTTTAAGAGAATTTGTCCTTCATGTGATATATAGATAGAGCTTCTGTAATTGAGTGGTAAGGAGTTAGTTCAATTCAATTCATCCTTGTTCATTCCATTCTACATATATAATCAAGTTTAATATTTTCAGTGTAAGGCAACAAAAAAGGACCACTTTGTATGTATGTGTAAACTGTTTATAGTAAGCAAAACCAATGCAATGCTGGGGCTAGCGGGCTTAAAATGTATGACTTTAATGTTGGAAGAGTttgtttaaacatattttttgaaaaaaaatatattttaatagaataaataactttttgtttttagtgtgtttgtctaaattgtttttattttaaaaaaaaatattttctgtttATTTGAGAAACAAATCTTatctgtttattttaaatttttttaagtttaaacaaataagTCCATTTTCTCAAATGCAAACACAAGTGCATACTTAAACTTTGATTccaaacaaacaaagccttaacaGGAAACTCCAAAAGCATAGATTTGTttgagtcatatatatatatatatatatatatatatatatatatatatatatatatatatatatatatatatatatatatatatatatatatatatatattcagagGTGAGTGAGTGAGTAACTTGGGACAATAAATGAGCTGGCTAAAACTGTATAGAATTCACATGAAAAAATGGATAGATAGAGGCACCAATGTGGTAGGGTCCCATTATGCACCCTTCCTGCCCCCATGATCAGTTGCGGTCGATCAGACCAATAACCAAAATGTCCTTTAACAATGAGACAGAATTTGTAGATGCTTATAGCCATCTGATTGCAGTGATCTTTTGTGCAGAAGCTCTCTTGGTCAGGATTCATGAAAACGACTGGTCCCATTCCTCTGCCTATTAGTACGTATATTGCCAATAGGACAGACATATACACATACATGTAGACCATTTTGCTCCAAGTAACAAAATCCCCTACCTACCAATTGTTATTCAAAGCAAATCCACTAGTATCATTCATATCATATATACTAGTTACAACTACTACTCCCTTAGGGGGCTTGCTTGATTTTGCCTGCTTCACAGTAGAACTAGAACAACCCCATGTTACAATAATACTCTCTGTCATAATGTGTCATTGCCATGTTTTTATCTTCTATAtgcttaattaattttgttcctTTACCACCAAGAGCATGGATTAACTGATGTAAGATTGTTCTAgcttaattagtattttaagttCGAGTCCTGGATATGTAAGTACTTTAAATACTTGAAAGAAAAGTTTGATCACCCATAATAGTCTTATCCGACTCGAATAAAATTATCTGGAATGAAAAATACATGCTTTCTAAAAAAAATCGCATCCCTCTTATTCATATTGTCATGCATACTGTAAACCAATTTCATCATTATAAATTAGCCTTATAGAGGGGGCCCTCATATGTTAATCATTGGCTTAACTCACCTAtccttttttattgaaaataatatttgatttcttATATAATAAGTAAACAGATAAGTTGATTTTATTCGTTTACTTTAAGTGATTAAAAATGTTTGATATTCTCATTTAGTAGTATTCTTAAGATAATGATTAGTAAGACCCTTCTGATAATAaaacaccgaacaaaagtcaCATGGAATAACAACCTGTTTTGGGGTCACTAAAATTTCTGCCAATGGCTTCTTGCATATACTTTGCTTGATAAATCCTAACGGATTATCTAAGAATATCTGTTTGGTGACCGTGTGGTCAAATCAAGTGCAATATAAAGTGACTCTATTATTGTAAGATTTCCCAAGGACCTCCCCGTTCCccatttcaagtttttttttaactccacCCTCCCCTCtccttttaaaagaataaataaggaaaagaaaagaaagaaaaaaaaataataaaacactcAAATGGCCCACTTGCTCTCTCTTTTTGCCTCTTGTGGGCTTCAATCACCCTTTGATGATTGCATATCACAGACCAATCTGTCATCTAGTCCTTGTCTGATACAAAAACGAACAAATGAGAATCTACATTCCTTCACCTGCTAATCTAACGTCTTAATTACCAAAACATGACCCTCTTAGCCTCCAATTATCATTATGGTCACACACCTTCATTAGCAATATTCCATGATCACCATGATATGTAATCCCCCATAATATCTTTGGTCTATCTCGTTATTGGTGTGACAATTACCCTATTAAATTACTCCATATCTATTAATACTATCTTGGATACTTATTATAAAAACAACACTATCAGTTgtttcttataataaaaataaatgatagtaTTAGATAAGATCATGTTTCAATTTTGGAATAGTCAATGCCACACAAGCCAACTCAAGGCTTAGGGGTTTACCCCTTGATTTGGTTGAACTTTAGTAGGACCATTGAATTGACTACACGTGCATATTGGAAAGATTTCATTGTGAGCTACAGCTTACTTTGTTATACTGTAAGCATATGGTTTGTATGATTCAATCAAAGTTGAGTGTAATGTGCTCTAGTCCACAAAATATTTCCCTCTCAATATCGAgcataaatttaacataaggatGAACAATTAATTACTAGTACATCTCATTATTAGACTTATGGCCCTATCATGCACTTAGTATATAGCAAGGGAACTGATTTAGTCACCAATTGGAAccaaacaatataaaataaattaattagcaCAGAGAATGTAAATCACATCTTGAGTGTTACTTTTCTCCTTTAAGCGCTGGATGTAGTAGAAGTGAGTTGATATAATATACGTACCACTCAACTCCATTGCTTCTTGCTTTTCTGTTTATTCAGTTGGATGTACTTTAATCATTCTCTTTCACAAAATTatgattctttcttttctttctatcatATTCACCTTTGGACAAACATTTCTTTAACTTTACGTGTCCAACTTCTTTATCATAATGATCCTCCTGCTTTtccttttttgcaaatcttAGATTAAAAGTTTAATGATAGATGATTAAGAGGTATCTATCcctttcttctttcttgtaaAAATGAGAATAACGCTTTTTCATTCCTAGAGAGccaatgatgatgacaaagaggAAGATGACACATTTAAATAAGTTATCACATTGGGGATCTGGATTTTTCTTTAGGAAGACCTAGGTGGTGATAGGGGTAGACCTTTAgccaaataatatataaagaaagaTCAAGAAGTAGGCCACTTAAATCTTTAGAATGGAATCTTTGGGGTAGTCCTATTCGTAGGCTAGCTATTAGGTTTGTTGAGGTTTCCCAAATTCTTTTTTTGAGTATCACCCTTGAAGTTGAAGGGGTCGATCCAACTATTTACCATCTTTTGTGACACATTCTCTTTCATGATGATTCAATTGCAAAGCTAGCAAAGCATAATATTTTAGCTGGACATGTCCGTGACACCAGAAGGATAGTCCTCCTTCAATATGTTCTTTTGACAAGTGATCAACCAAACAATGCTAAACAATtagttagttttttaatttcaaattaaataaataaataaaaagatcatgaactaaaattcatttattttgtttttcttcttttccttttcttggtTTGTTGAATAGGAGGTGTGAGAGTGAGATGAGCTATATCCAATGTATGAATCACATTGAATGGTGGGACTCTTCCAATTGTTTAACTAAAGTTTAAATACACATATagggtttttttattataataaaaaggaAGTAAACTTTGAGGGTAAAGTTAAGGATTCACTAACCCCTATTAATTTGGTTCaatataattttctaatttagaagaaaattacCATAGGATATTTACCATCACCTGGGAAGAGGTTCAAATGATGTTTCACTATAATTattatacctttttcttttacttggtAACAGCTTCTACAAAGAACTGTTTTCTTATTATTGTGATCTTATAATCGCTATcttcttttactttcttttctaGATCCTATCAGCTTGAAGCAAGTAATTTTGTACAACCTAGCGGGTCAACTAAGAGGTCTAGGATGCAACAAAAGCTTGTGAAAAAAATAGTACATGACAATGACTTCACAAGATTAAAGATTTTGTTTGATTGAGGTGGAAGAGGGACTCGATTCTGAACTTTGATTAGTATCTTAATCCCATATTCTTTCTGTCTaagacttaaattttaaaatggaaaaatgaTAATGATTTGACCTTTCTTTTacctattttattgtttttttgatTGGTTATTAATTGAAGGGTATAAGGAAGGTGGCGCatctgattaaaaatataaagttaatGGCGAAtatgagatattttttttggatggaAATATAAAAGTGAGTGGATGTATATCACCTGAGATTTTTTTTGTCTGAAAGAATGTCTTGACACTGCGACTAATTCAGATTATTCTGTGTCTACTTGCTATCCTTATGCTAAGCACTTAATACAGAAGTAGCTTCGCGAAATTATTCCTAGTGTCGTGTTCATACAATAATAATTAGCTACTTTCTTAGGATTACtgcaaacaaaaatttaatccGTAAAGTGATCTCGACAAGATTATGTCAttatgattttatgtttttcttagcAAAAAGAAGAGGGTAATGGATTAATACCCAAAAGAAATAGAGGGTTGGGTAATGCTATGGAGGGATTTGCTTCGGGGCACCTGCAAATTTGCTGGTACACCctgcaaaatttttaaaatgtccATTATATGCCTTTGTTATAAGTAGcgctttccttcttcatttttcttccgAGCttgatcttatttttctttcaccGTCGTTCGTTCCGTGAAAGGTTATCCATGAGAGTTTGTCGCTCGTTCTTGTGTCCTCTTTGATTGAACTAAATTGTTTATGGTGATTCGTCGGCAAGTGATAGTTGTGACGGTGGTTGGTTTGGTCATTAACGGCGGAGGTAAGgtgttgattttctttttgcataataCTTACAGATTGGTAATTCATAAGTTATACTAAATTTACGAATTGATAAtccataaatttaatataacttaCGGATTGAGAATTCGTATGCTTCTTACGAATTATCAAtccataattttgttttaaatttatttgttattttttaaaatttattttatcgtttaattagaaaaaattagaattgataattaaaaaacctTTAAATAGATATAGTTAGAATATTCATTTGATAGTTATAGTTTGTATAGTAAGAAAGTGATATTTAGGGTTaaagaatttatacaattttttttcattattaatttaatttaatgtattatattaataaatgaagtaaaaaatgtgaaaattatatgATAGTATAATTATGGTGTGGTTAGGGGTTTTTTGTTTgtcattgaattttttgaaTGTTTTCTTTAGATAAACGAAGATCAGTGAATGTATAATAGTgtaatgtctgaagaagtttATATGAATGACCAAAATGAAGATGAAGGTG is a genomic window containing:
- the LOC114368651 gene encoding probable polyamine oxidase 5 produces the protein MVVKKPRIVIIGAGMAGLTAANKLYTATASKDLFELCVVEGGTRIGGRINTSEFGGDRIEMGATWIHGIGGSPIHKIAQEIHSLHSDQPWECMDGNTVTDDATTITIAEGGFHLHHPSIVDPITKLFNTLMEYSQGKLNDTTSKGGSELESYQKLAAKVASVSASSNNNNKNNLSVGSFLRQGLEAYQVSKEEQEEVKGCGNWSRKLLEEAIFAMHENNQRTYTSADDLFTLDYGAESEYIMFPGEEITIAKGYLSIIEYLASVLPPGLVQLGKKVTRIEWQLDDEKRKKGGAVENNGCCSSSSRPVKLHFCDGSVMYADHVIVTVSLGVLKAAILDDDDDDSGMFYPPLPPSKTEAISRLGFGVVNKLFMQLSPTHGGLKQHENEQSDKGFPFLQMAFHSPQSEMRNKKIPWWMRRTATLFPIYNNSSVLLSWFVGEEALALESLKDEEIINGVSSTVSFFLQHHSQWQKGSTSCSSHKLCNGNVNSDEGRSHYLQNEVKFSKVLKSKWGTDPLFLGSYSYVAVGSSGDDLDIMAEPLPKDNSSCQASSAASSSPLQILFAGEATHRTHYSTTHGAYFSGLREANRLLQHYHCVGIYNN